A DNA window from Haloactinospora alba contains the following coding sequences:
- a CDS encoding DUF3151 domain-containing protein codes for MDPHKNLLSEPAATHLPDAPEAREALASGSDPAEVAARFPTYTAAWARLAERALDAGEPVAAYAYARTGYHRSLDQLRGAGWKGHGPVPWEHEPNQGFLRSLNMLAQAAEAIGESDEAQRCASFLQDSSPEAAEALRR; via the coding sequence ATGGATCCGCACAAGAACCTGCTGTCGGAGCCTGCCGCCACCCACCTGCCGGACGCGCCCGAGGCGCGCGAGGCCCTCGCGTCCGGCAGCGACCCCGCCGAGGTGGCGGCGCGCTTCCCCACCTACACGGCCGCGTGGGCGCGGCTCGCCGAACGGGCCCTCGACGCGGGTGAACCGGTCGCGGCCTACGCCTACGCCCGCACCGGCTACCACCGCAGCCTCGACCAGCTGCGCGGCGCCGGCTGGAAGGGGCACGGCCCGGTCCCCTGGGAGCACGAACCCAACCAGGGCTTCCTGCGGTCGCTGAACATGCTGGCACAGGCAGCCGAGGCCATCGGCGAGAGCGACGAGGCCCAGCGCTGCGCGTCCTTCCTGCAGGACAGCAGCCCCGAGGCCGCAGAGGCGCTGCGGCGCTGA